The genomic DNA GACGTAGACCAAAGCGTTGTGGAATATTCTTTTCATTATTCAAAGGAAGAATAACTCGTGTTGCTTTTACTATGTTGTTACTAACTATAATAGCTCCATCATGTAATGGGCTATTTTTAAAAAAGATGCTTTCAATAATGGGTTGGGTCACTTTTATATTCATTTCATCTCCCGAAGAAGATAAAAAATCCAGACTATTGTTTCTCTCAAAAACAATTAAAGCCCCGGTTTTGGTCATAGCCATTTTATTGCAAGCTGAAATGATAGCATCTATATCGGTTTCGTCACTAGTTTCAGTTTTTAAAAACTTAAGTTGTTTTAAAAATTTGCGTCGCCTGTTAAAATTGGTAGAACCAACCATTAATAAAAATTTTCGAATCTCTGGTTGGAATACAACTATTAAAGCAATAATTCCAACTTTCATAAAGCCACCAAAAATACCTGAGAGAAGCTCCATTTCAAGAAAGTCTGTAAGCTTCCAAACCAAATAAATAATAATAATACCTATAAAGATATTAATGGCAACGGTACCTTTTACAAGCTTGTAAACATAATAAAGTAAAAGGGCTACAAGAACAACATCAACATAATCGATGAGGCGTAAGTCTAAAATGTCTTTAAAAATATCCAACGGTAGTGGGTTTTGGTAAATTTAAGAAAATATGGTTAATTAGAAATACCTTCATGATTTGATATTTTGATATGCTCATTTTTTATTTCAGATAAAATAGATTTGATTGAAATATAATCCTGAAAAGTTAAATCTTTTTCGAACCTTAGAAAGATCTCATATGCTTTCGAATTTGAGTTTAGTGAATCCTTAATAATGTTTATTAAAGAAGATGTATCGGTTTTAAATATAACATGATCCATAGTAATGATATTTATGTCATTTACATCAAAAACTAACAAGTCAACACTATTGGCTTCAGATTTAAGTTTATTATTTTCTTTAATACTATAGACACTAGTGCTATCATGGTAAACAACATCTGTAAACTCAATAAACCCTAAATTCTTTTTACTAGTGTCGTTACATGTAAAATAGTTTTTAACGCCTTTCTTTTTATGACTTGAATTTTGCTTCTTATCTTGAAGAAATTTTATGTGAGGAATCGCCTGTTTAAGAGTTAAACGTTTATCAACATTAACCAGCCAGTTTGTTGTACTAATTAAATTCTTTCTATTCAATTCAACACTATCTTTTTGTGTCGTATCGTAAAATAAATAAGCAGGGGAGACATCATGTATTTCTGTAATATTTGCATGATCAATTTCTGGTAAAAGAACGATTTTTTCGTTTCCGCAAGCAAGCATCAAACTAATAACAAATAAGAGAACAATCTTTTTCATAAATTCTAACGAACAACCGATTCAACCAATTTAATACATTCCATAGCCTCTTTAACATCATGAACCCTTAAAATCGAAGCTTGTTTTTGTAAAGCTATCGTATTTAAAACACTCGTGCCATTGAGAGCTTCTTTAGCTGAAGTTTCCAAAGTTTTATAAATCATAGATTTTCTGGAAACACCAACTAATACAGGCTTTTCAATCATTTTAAAAAGGTCAAACTTATTTAGCAATTCATAATTCTGTTCCAACGTTTTGGCGAATCCAAATCCAGGATCTACAATAATATCAATAATTCCTAATTGTTTTGCCGCAGCAATACGTTCGGAAAAATAAAAGAGCATATCCTTGATAATATCGTCGTAATGAGTGTGTTGTTGCATGGTTTGTGGTGTCCCTTTCATGTGCATCATAATGTATGGTACATGCAAATCGGCAATAGTTTGCAGCATATCGTCATCTAATTTTCCTGCAGAAATATCATTAATTAAAGCAGCTCCAGCTTCAATACATTGCTTTGCAACGTTACTTCTAAAGGTATCTATAGACAGTAGAACTTCGGGAAATTCTTTTACAATTAAATTAACAATTGGTAAAATTCGTTTTAATTCATCAGCTTCACTAACATGGTCTGCATTTGGTCGCGAACTGTATGCGCCAACATCAATAAAAGTAGCACCTTCACTAATCATCAATTCTACATGTTTTAAGATGTCAGAGGTGTTTTTATGTTGACCACCATCATAAAACGAATCTGGGGTTATATTTAAAATACCCATCACTTTTGGCGATGTTAAATCAATGAGTTTTCCTTTACAGTTTATTGTCATTTATACCGTTTTGTATGGTGTTTGTACTAAGTTTAAAACTTTAATACTGAAACCTTGATGGTTAAACTTTTTTATGCGAAATTTACGCAAAATACATTTTAATTCATGCAAGATACTTCAAAACAATATGATGCCGTAGTGGATACGTGTAAAAGTTTATTTATTAAAAAAATGTCGGATTATGGCAGTGCATGGCGCATTTTGCGATTACCATCACTTACCGATCAAATTTTTATTAAAGCACAGCGTATTAGAGGGCTTCAACAAAATGATGTTAGAAAGGTAGATGAAGGCGAAGTGAGTGAATTTATTGGTATTATAAATTACTGTATTATGGCATTAATTCAGTTAGAAAAAGGGGTGGTAGAGCAACCAGATTTATCTACAGAAGACGCTACTGAATTATATGAAAAACAAGTGGCCATTACAAAACAGCTTATGCAAGATAAAAATCATGACTATGGTGAAGCATGGCGAGATATGCGGGTAAGTAGCTTAACCGATTTAATTTTACAAAAGTTGTTGAGAGTTAAGCAAATTGAAGATAATGCAGGAAAAACTTTGGTAAGTGAAGGTATTGATGCTAATTATCAAGATATGATTAATTATGCCATTTTTGCCTTAATTCATTTAAATGAAAAATAACTGTTATTCCTGCGACATGTGCTGAACTTGTTTTAATAAGCAGGAATTTACAAATAAGGTTCAATCAAAAAGATTCCCGTCTTTGTGGGAATGACAAAAAATTATGAAGTATTTAGTAGGCATATCAAGAGTATTTGTTGGTGTTTTATTTATCATTTCTGGATTAATAAAACTAAACGACCCACTGGGGTTTTCATATAAGTTAGAGGAATATTTTAGTGCAGATGTTTTAAATATTACGTTTTTAGAGCCGTATGCATTGATGGTGTCAGTTTTAGTTGTTGTTTTTGAGGTTGTTCTAGGCGTGTTTTTACTTATAGGGTATAAACCAAAATTCACCATTTGGAGTTTGTTAGGAATGATCGTATTTTTTACATTTTTAACATTCTATTCTGCATATTTCGATAAAGTAAAAGACTGCGGTTGTTTTGGTGATGCTTTAAAGTTAACACCATGGGAAAGCTTTACAAAGGATTTGATTTTACTGTTTTTTATATTGATTCTGTTTTTTGGAATAAAACATATAAAACCTTTATTTAGTAAACTATTAACAACGGTGATTGCTCTATTAGGTTTTATATTTAGTCTTTGGTTTGGATATCATGTTTTAGAGCATTTACCAGCTAAAGATTTTAGAGCATATAAAATTGGAGCCAATATTCAAGAAGGTATGAGCATTCCTGAGGATGCAGCAAAGCCTATTGTAGAATACAGTTGGAAGTTTAATGTAGGAGGAGAGGAGAAGGTTGTTACGACTAACGGATCTTACCCTTCAGTTGAAGGTGATTTTGTTAGTGTTGATACAAAAGTAATTCAAGAAGGCTATCAACCACCTATTTACGATTTTTCAATAGAAAGTGAAGATGAAAACTTAACAGATCAGTTTTTAGAAGAAGAAAATCTTATTGTTATAGTGTCTTATAGTTTGGAGAAGATTGAACAAGTAGGAGCTATGAAATTAAAGAGATTATCTGAAGAAGCCACTAAAAATGGCTATAAAGTTATTGGTTTAACAGCTTCTGGTGAAGAAGCCAAACAGCGGATTAAAGAAGCTTATGGTATTGATTTTGAATTTTATTTATGCGATGAAAAAGCCTTAAAGACTGTAGTACGTTCCAATCCTGGTGTTTTGGAAATAGATAAAGGCACTATCAAGCAAAAAGTACATTGGAATGATATTGATGATTTAGAGTTGCCAAAAGTTGAAAGAAAACCAGAACCAAAAATAATTGAAGATGTTATTGCTTATTTTATTGATGGAGAATCATCAACAAAAGAAAAGGTAGAGGTTTTAGACTCTACAAAAATTGAAAGTATTAATGTTGTTAAAGATTCTTTACAGCTAATAGCATTAAATGCTAAGGATAGCACTAGTACGTTTTATACAGGCATTATTGAAGTTAAACTTAAAGGCGAATAATTTTTTATATATTCTTATTTGTCTAAACAAATAAACTTATTTTAAACACATCAACTAATAAACTTATTTGATAAGCTACTTACTAAATAAAATCACATATGCTTTACTCACATTATTTGGAGTAGTTACTGTTATTTTCTTTTTATTTAATGTACTTCCTGGAGATCCAGCGCAAATGATGCTTGGGCAAAATGAAGATAGTGAGCAACTAGCAATCGTCAAACAAAAATACGGATTCGATAAGTCTATAAGTACTCAGTATTTCTACTATTTAAATGACTTATCACCAATCTCATTTCATTCAAAAAAACAAGCGGATTATACTTTTTTAAAAGCAGGAAAATACAGTGCAACGAAGTTGTTTTCAATAGGAAATACCACCACTGTTTTAAAATTTCCTTATTTACGGGAATCTTTTACAAAACAAGGAAAAAAAGTAAGTCGTGTGTTAGCAGAAACATTACCTAATACCTTTGTCTTAGCTGTTACAGCTATAATTATTGCTATGATTTTAGGTGTTTTATTGGGAATCGTTTCTGCATTATATAAAGATAAATGGCTAGATAAAACTATTCAGATCTTTAGTACTTTAGGGATGAGTATTCCATCGTTTTTCAGTGCTATTTTGTTTGCCTGGTTTTTTGGTTATATACTGCATGAGTATACCAATTTGGAAATGACAGGAAGCTTATACGAATTAGATGATTTTGGAGAAGCCATGCATATTAAATGGAAGAACCTAATACTTCCTGCAGTTGTATTAGGAATTCGACCGTTAGCCGTAGTGATACAACTTATGCGAAATTCGTTATTAGAAGTTTTTAATCAGGATTATATCCGTACAGCAAGAGCCAAAGGGCTAAGTGAATTTCAAATTATAAAAAAACATGCTGTTAAAAATGCTCTAAACCCTGTTGTAACAGCTATATCAGGTTGGTTCGCTTCTATGCTAGCAGGAGCCGTTTTTGTAGAGTATATTTTTGGTTGGAATGGGTTGGGGAAAGAGATTGTAAATGCGTTAAATACATTAGATTTGCCAGTTATTATGGGTTCTGTATTAATTATAGCCTTACTCTTTATAATTATTAATATTTTTGTAGACTTAATTTATGTATGGTTAGATCCGAAAGTGAAGCTGCAATAATTGATATATGAAAAAAATAAGCTATATACTTATACTATTAATCACCATTTTTAGTTGTAAAAAGTCTCCAACACAATTTTCTGAAGCAGCTTTAAACGATATATTTATTACTCTGGAAGGTAGTCCTATAGCTTTTAGAGATATTTTAGAGACTCATAAGGGAAAAACATTAGTGATTGATGTATGGGCATCGTGGTGTAGCGATTGTATAAAAGGAATGCCGAAGGTTAAAGACTTACAAGCCGAATATAAAGAGGTTACCTATATCTTTTTGTCTTTAGATAAAACCCAAAAAGCATGGAAAAAAGGCATTGAAAAATATGATGTAAAAGGGATACATTATTTTATGAAGTCCGGTTGGGATGGGATGTTTAGCGATTTTATAGACCTCGATTGGATACCGCGTTACATGGTAGTAGATGCAAAAGGAAATATTGAACTATTTGAAGCTGTTAAAGCAGACGATATAAGAATTAAAGAAAATTTATAATAATTAACAAAGCCCTTTATTTTTTAAAGGTTTACATTAAAATGAGAAAACAAATTGTAGCAGGTAACTGGAAAATGAATAATGATTTATCACAAACAGAATCATTAATTAATGAGTTGAAAAGTAAAACTAAAACCTCAAATGCAGAGGTTATGGTAGCACCAACATTTACTAATTTATATCACGCTTACAGCGTATTAAAAACGACTAATATAGAAGTTATTGCACAAAACATGCATTTTGCAGAAAATGGTGCTTATACAGGTGAAATAAGTGCTGGGATGCTTAAAAGTATTGGAATAGAAACAGTTATTTTAGGACATAGTGAACGTCGTGAGTATTTTAATGAAACAGATGAATTACTAGCTAAAAAAGTAGATGCAGCATTAGCAAAGGGTATGCGTGTAATTTTCTGTTTTGGAGAAGAACTAGCCGATAGAAAATCCGGAAACGAAGAAGCTGTTGTTGGAAATCAAATTAAAAATGCCTTATTTCATTTAGATGCCGCTTCTTACCAAAATATCGTATTAGCCTATGAGCCTGTTTGGGCAATTGGTACGGGTGAGACAGCTAGCCCAGAGCAAGCACAAGATATGCATGCTTTTATAAGAAAGACATTAGCTGATAAATACGGGAATGATGTAGCTGATGAAGTTTCAATTCTTTATGGTGGTAGTGTTAAGCCTGCAAATGCAGAAGAAATTTTTTCTAAACCAGATGTGGACGGTGGTTTAATTGGAGGTGCTGCACTTAAGGCAGACGACTTTTTTGCCATTGTAAATGCATTTTAATTAAAAAGAACTCTAATTGTTAAGAAAATGAGTATCCATATAGAGGATTTCGTTTCTTTCAATCGATTATAAAATGACCTGATGGATTTATATAATTCATGAGGTTTTAAATAAAAACGATGTCAAACATTATTTATATAGGTTACGAGTTTAAAGTAAGCCCAATACAACCTGGAGTAGAAATACTTATTGCAGAATTGGGGTATTCTGGTTTTGAAAGCTTTGTTGAAAATGAAACAGGGGTTACGGCATATATTCAAAAAGAGGCATGGAATGAATCTATACTTGAAGATGTTCAAATTTTAAATTCAGATGAATTTGAAATCAGTTTTACATTTAAAGAAATTGAGCAAACCAATTGGAATCAAGAATGGGAAAAGAATTTTAACCCGATAGTTGTAGATGATATGTGTTCAGTTCGAGCACCATTTCATGATAAGCCCAATACAAAGTTTGATATTATTATTGAACCAAAAATGAGTTTTGGTACAGGACATCATGAAACAACCCATATGATGATTCAGCATATTTTAAAAAATGATATGACTGATAAGTCTGTTTTAGATATGGGATGTGGTACAGGGGTATTAGCAATTTTGGCAGAAATGAAAGGCGCAAAGCCTATTGATGCAGTAGATTACGATAATTGGTGTTATTTAAACAGTATGGAGAATGTTGCTCGTAATAATTGCCAGCATATTACCGTTATAGAAGGGGATGCCACGGTTTTAAAAAACAAAAAGTACGATATTATTATTGCGAACATCAACCGAAATATTTTACTGAATGATATGAAAACTTATGTGTCTTGTTTAAATGAAGATGGGATGTTGTTTTTAAGCGGGTTTT from Flavivirga abyssicola includes the following:
- a CDS encoding TlpA family protein disulfide reductase, translating into MKKISYILILLITIFSCKKSPTQFSEAALNDIFITLEGSPIAFRDILETHKGKTLVIDVWASWCSDCIKGMPKVKDLQAEYKEVTYIFLSLDKTQKAWKKGIEKYDVKGIHYFMKSGWDGMFSDFIDLDWIPRYMVVDAKGNIELFEAVKADDIRIKENL
- a CDS encoding diadenylate cyclase — encoded protein: MDIFKDILDLRLIDYVDVVLVALLLYYVYKLVKGTVAINIFIGIIIIYLVWKLTDFLEMELLSGIFGGFMKVGIIALIVVFQPEIRKFLLMVGSTNFNRRRKFLKQLKFLKTETSDETDIDAIISACNKMAMTKTGALIVFERNNSLDFLSSSGDEMNIKVTQPIIESIFFKNSPLHDGAIIVSNNIVKATRVILPLNNEKNIPQRFGLRHRAAIGVTEKTDALALAVSEETGHISYFKDGEFVVYKDTNQLNSMIKEDLS
- a CDS encoding BT_3928 family protein, whose amino-acid sequence is MKYLVGISRVFVGVLFIISGLIKLNDPLGFSYKLEEYFSADVLNITFLEPYALMVSVLVVVFEVVLGVFLLIGYKPKFTIWSLLGMIVFFTFLTFYSAYFDKVKDCGCFGDALKLTPWESFTKDLILLFFILILFFGIKHIKPLFSKLLTTVIALLGFIFSLWFGYHVLEHLPAKDFRAYKIGANIQEGMSIPEDAAKPIVEYSWKFNVGGEEKVVTTNGSYPSVEGDFVSVDTKVIQEGYQPPIYDFSIESEDENLTDQFLEEENLIVIVSYSLEKIEQVGAMKLKRLSEEATKNGYKVIGLTASGEEAKQRIKEAYGIDFEFYLCDEKALKTVVRSNPGVLEIDKGTIKQKVHWNDIDDLELPKVERKPEPKIIEDVIAYFIDGESSTKEKVEVLDSTKIESINVVKDSLQLIALNAKDSTSTFYTGIIEVKLKGE
- the folP gene encoding dihydropteroate synthase, whose protein sequence is MTINCKGKLIDLTSPKVMGILNITPDSFYDGGQHKNTSDILKHVELMISEGATFIDVGAYSSRPNADHVSEADELKRILPIVNLIVKEFPEVLLSIDTFRSNVAKQCIEAGAALINDISAGKLDDDMLQTIADLHVPYIMMHMKGTPQTMQQHTHYDDIIKDMLFYFSERIAAAKQLGIIDIIVDPGFGFAKTLEQNYELLNKFDLFKMIEKPVLVGVSRKSMIYKTLETSAKEALNGTSVLNTIALQKQASILRVHDVKEAMECIKLVESVVR
- the prmA gene encoding 50S ribosomal protein L11 methyltransferase — protein: MSNIIYIGYEFKVSPIQPGVEILIAELGYSGFESFVENETGVTAYIQKEAWNESILEDVQILNSDEFEISFTFKEIEQTNWNQEWEKNFNPIVVDDMCSVRAPFHDKPNTKFDIIIEPKMSFGTGHHETTHMMIQHILKNDMTDKSVLDMGCGTGVLAILAEMKGAKPIDAVDYDNWCYLNSMENVARNNCQHITVIEGDATVLKNKKYDIIIANINRNILLNDMKTYVSCLNEDGMLFLSGFYNDDIPMITDECENHLLKFEEKLERNNWVSLKFIN
- a CDS encoding DUF1599 domain-containing protein translates to MQDTSKQYDAVVDTCKSLFIKKMSDYGSAWRILRLPSLTDQIFIKAQRIRGLQQNDVRKVDEGEVSEFIGIINYCIMALIQLEKGVVEQPDLSTEDATELYEKQVAITKQLMQDKNHDYGEAWRDMRVSSLTDLILQKLLRVKQIEDNAGKTLVSEGIDANYQDMINYAIFALIHLNEK
- a CDS encoding ABC transporter permease; its protein translation is MISYLLNKITYALLTLFGVVTVIFFLFNVLPGDPAQMMLGQNEDSEQLAIVKQKYGFDKSISTQYFYYLNDLSPISFHSKKQADYTFLKAGKYSATKLFSIGNTTTVLKFPYLRESFTKQGKKVSRVLAETLPNTFVLAVTAIIIAMILGVLLGIVSALYKDKWLDKTIQIFSTLGMSIPSFFSAILFAWFFGYILHEYTNLEMTGSLYELDDFGEAMHIKWKNLILPAVVLGIRPLAVVIQLMRNSLLEVFNQDYIRTARAKGLSEFQIIKKHAVKNALNPVVTAISGWFASMLAGAVFVEYIFGWNGLGKEIVNALNTLDLPVIMGSVLIIALLFIIINIFVDLIYVWLDPKVKLQ
- the tpiA gene encoding triose-phosphate isomerase encodes the protein MRKQIVAGNWKMNNDLSQTESLINELKSKTKTSNAEVMVAPTFTNLYHAYSVLKTTNIEVIAQNMHFAENGAYTGEISAGMLKSIGIETVILGHSERREYFNETDELLAKKVDAALAKGMRVIFCFGEELADRKSGNEEAVVGNQIKNALFHLDAASYQNIVLAYEPVWAIGTGETASPEQAQDMHAFIRKTLADKYGNDVADEVSILYGGSVKPANAEEIFSKPDVDGGLIGGAALKADDFFAIVNAF